In Citrus sinensis cultivar Valencia sweet orange chromosome 4, DVS_A1.0, whole genome shotgun sequence, one DNA window encodes the following:
- the LOC102623572 gene encoding upstream activation factor subunit UAF30 produces the protein MSSAAARVFNGCRALLAPAKSSAAASSAASTKAKSKTTKKPRAKSPVKRGAPTRPTGISKVSPVSPALAKFLGAPEASRSDAVRQIWAHVKTHNLQNPENKREILCDEKLKAIFEGKNAVGFLEIGKLLSPHFVKTA, from the exons ATGTCTTCAGCTGCCGCTAGGGTTTTCAACGGCTGCCGGGCCCTCCTGGCTCCGGCCAAGTCCTCTGCCGCTGCCTCCTCAGCGGCTTCCACTAAAGCGAAATCAAAAACAACGAAGAAACCCAGAGCCAAATCGCCAGTAAAGCGCGGTGCACCTACTCGACCTACTGGAATTTCCAAGGTGAGCCCTGTCTCTCCTGCGCTTGCGAAATTTCTCGGCGCCCCTGAAGCCTCCCGCTCCGACGCCGTCCGTCAGATCTGGGCCCACGTCAAGACCCACAACCTCCAG AATCCTGAGAACAAGCGGGAAATCCTCTGTGATGAGAAGCTGAAAGCCATCTTCGAAGGGAAAAATGCTGTTGGATTCCTGGAGATTGGGAAACTGTTGAGCCCCCATTTCGTGAAGACTGCTTGA
- the LOC102622982 gene encoding uncharacterized protein LOC102622982, whose product MALVLPPLKFKLKPICCSSSPATSHFQCRPAVILPGLGNNSGDYQRLQLTLKDYGVPTVVAEVSRFDWLRNAAGLVDSNYWRATLRPRPVLDWYFSRMNDAIQKAKEFTPGGKLSLIGHSAGGWLARVYMEEFGSSDISLLLTLGTPHLPPPKGLPWVIDQTRGLLNYVEKQCSKAVYTPDLKYVCIAGRYIQGARFFGNSNVDVDSTVAIDTDQPISEVATVDNKTISTATSTTFRARIVGQGYKQVCGLADVWGDGVVPEVSAHLEGALNISLDGVYHSPVGSDDALRPWYGSPAVVEKWIHHLLD is encoded by the exons ATGGCTCTGGTTCTGCCACCGTTGAAGTTCAAGTTGAAGCCCATCTGCTGCTCTTCCTCTCCCGCCACCTCCCATTTCCAATGCCGCCCCGCCGTCATTCTACCG GGGCTGGGTAACAATTCTGGAGACTACCAGAGGCTGCAGCTGACACTCAAAGATTACGGGGTTCCCACTGTCGTTGCTGAGGTGTCGAGGTTTGATTGGCTGAGAAATGCCGCCGGCTTGGTCGACTCTAACTACTGGCGCGCCACTCTTCGCCCTCGCCCTGTTCTTGACTGGTACTTCTCTAGGATGAATGACGCCATCCAGAAAGCCAAGGAATTCACTCCAG GAGGAAAATTATCCCTGATTGGTCACTCCGCAGGAGGATGGCTTGCACGCGTCTACATGGAAGAATTTGGGTCCTCTGATATATCTTTGCTATTGACCCTTGGTACTCCCCACCT GCCACCTCCAAAAGGTTTGCCCTGGGTTATTGATCAAACAAGGGGTCTCCTGAATTACGTTGAGAAACAATGCTCGAAAGCCGTTTACACACCTGACTTGAAATACGTATGTATCGCAGGGAG GTATATTCAGGGAGCTCGCTTCTTTGGGAACTCAAATGTTGATGTTGATTCTACTGTTGCCATTGACACCGACCAACCAATTTCAGAGGTTGCTACAGTTGATAATAAGACCATCTCAACAGCAACTTCAACCACATTCCGCGCTCGAATAGTTGGACAGGGATACAAGCAG GTTTGCGGGCTGGCAGATGTATGGGGTGATGGAGTTGTGCCGGAAGTATCAGCACATTTGGAGGGGGCACTCAACATAAGCCTGGATGGCGTTTATCATTCTCCGGTTGGTTCGGATGATGCATTGAGACCATGGTATGGTTCTCCTGCCGTTGTAGAAAAATGGATACACCACCTCCTCGACTAG